The Crocosphaera subtropica ATCC 51142 genome includes a window with the following:
- a CDS encoding glycosyltransferase family 4 protein, with protein sequence MRILIYSYNYHPEPIGIAPLMTELAEGLAKKGHTVRVVTAMPWYPNSEISPDYRGKLYLTEERNGVKIQRSFVWISRQRNFKNRALFEISFVILSFFQVLNGSRPDVIFLTIPGLPVCVPAAILSWLYQTPIVLNLQDILPDAAVHVGLIRNPKMIRLFTWLENFAYKTATKISVISDGFTENLLGKKVPREKIIEIPNWVDINFIKPLDQEKNYFREENNLNGKFVVLYSGNIALTQPLEILIDAAVQLNHIEDIAIVIVGKQEALERLERYCHRKKATNVILKPFQPRHKLPEMLAAANVGMVMQKHNVISFNMPSKIQLLLASGRAIIASVPANGTAARAIEKSGGGLVVPPEDSEALASAIEHLYLNPQLVKSLGEKGREYAKQVYNFEPILERYEELLLSMKKPIKKLNQLNKLL encoded by the coding sequence ATGCGCATCCTTATTTACTCGTATAATTATCATCCCGAACCCATTGGTATTGCCCCTTTAATGACAGAGTTAGCTGAAGGGTTAGCAAAAAAAGGACATACTGTGCGAGTGGTTACAGCCATGCCTTGGTATCCTAATAGTGAAATTTCTCCAGACTATCGAGGCAAATTATATTTAACCGAGGAACGTAATGGAGTCAAAATTCAACGGAGTTTTGTCTGGATCTCTCGTCAAAGAAATTTCAAAAATCGGGCTTTATTTGAGATTAGTTTTGTTATTTTGAGTTTTTTTCAGGTTTTAAATGGATCTCGTCCTGATGTCATTTTTCTCACTATTCCTGGCTTACCGGTGTGTGTTCCAGCGGCTATTCTCAGTTGGTTATACCAAACACCAATTGTTTTGAATTTACAAGATATTCTACCAGATGCAGCCGTTCATGTGGGACTCATTCGTAATCCTAAAATGATTCGATTGTTTACATGGTTAGAAAATTTTGCTTATAAAACGGCTACAAAAATTAGTGTAATTAGTGATGGATTTACAGAAAATCTTTTAGGAAAAAAAGTTCCCAGAGAAAAAATTATAGAAATTCCTAATTGGGTAGATATCAACTTTATTAAACCTCTTGATCAAGAAAAGAACTATTTTCGTGAAGAAAATAATTTAAACGGTAAATTTGTGGTTCTTTATTCGGGAAATATTGCTTTAACTCAACCGCTAGAAATTTTAATTGACGCAGCCGTTCAATTAAATCATATTGAGGACATAGCTATTGTTATTGTAGGAAAACAAGAAGCCTTAGAACGATTAGAAAGATACTGTCATCGAAAGAAAGCAACCAATGTCATTTTAAAACCCTTTCAACCTAGACATAAATTACCGGAAATGTTAGCAGCAGCTAATGTAGGCATGGTCATGCAAAAGCATAATGTAATTTCTTTTAATATGCCGTCTAAAATTCAACTGCTATTAGCCAGTGGACGGGCGATTATTGCCTCAGTTCCTGCTAATGGAACCGCAGCTAGGGCCATTGAAAAAAGTGGTGGGGGGTTAGTGGTTCCCCCAGAAGATTCTGAAGCTTTAGCTTCAGCTATAGAACACTTGTATTTAAACCCTCAATTGGTTAAGTCTTTAGGAGAAAAAGGCCGAGAGTATGCTAAACAAGTGTATAACTTTGAGCCTATTTTAGAAAGATACGAAGAACTATTATTATCAATGAAAAAGCCTATTAAAAAACTCAATCAACTCAATAAGCTACTATAA
- a CDS encoding GNAT family N-acetyltransferase: protein MTVSSDNYPKALIRPVQYRDLDWLEAMTTPTNQMAKNSASFQEQLQQVRRWFALLKFLSWFPNSFQDHFRVYVAELPQESGQSLKGFIHISPFNRGRSTWRVERVMVACDEGQPELLTNPKGIGSQLLRYCLEKVWEARTWVLEVNINEKNTLALYRQNGFQPLAQLTYWLLDSQLLETLAQHNSELPNLLPVSNADAHLLYQLDCVSMPPLLRQVFDRNPQDFKTRFFAGLCSKWQQWFNEKEVAQGYVFEPQRKAAIGYFKLTLSKDGSQPHQAQLIVHPAYTWLYPNLLGQMAQIVQKYPSQNLELVSADYQHEREEYLEKLGANPIEHTLLMSRSVWHKLKETKPEGLHLSEMLQGLQAVPRTPIPTRFSWLKKPVTLSEKNKINPQHHHQKNENNSLESSEKIDYD, encoded by the coding sequence ATGACAGTATCTTCTGATAATTATCCTAAAGCGTTAATTCGTCCCGTCCAATATCGGGATCTTGACTGGTTAGAAGCGATGACCACTCCAACTAACCAGATGGCTAAAAATTCAGCCTCTTTTCAAGAACAACTGCAACAAGTCAGGCGTTGGTTTGCACTCCTCAAGTTTCTTAGCTGGTTTCCCAACAGCTTCCAAGATCATTTTCGTGTTTATGTTGCCGAACTCCCCCAAGAGTCCGGTCAGAGTTTAAAAGGGTTTATCCACATCTCCCCTTTCAATCGAGGACGCAGTACCTGGCGTGTCGAACGGGTCATGGTTGCTTGTGATGAAGGACAACCAGAATTATTAACTAATCCTAAAGGTATCGGTTCTCAACTATTACGTTATTGTTTAGAAAAGGTTTGGGAGGCAAGAACTTGGGTTTTAGAGGTTAATATTAATGAAAAAAATACCCTAGCTTTATATCGTCAAAATGGTTTTCAACCCTTAGCACAGTTAACCTATTGGTTATTAGATTCACAATTATTAGAAACTTTAGCCCAACACAATTCTGAGTTACCCAATTTACTGCCAGTTAGTAATGCTGATGCCCATTTATTATATCAACTGGATTGTGTGTCTATGCCTCCCCTACTTAGGCAAGTTTTTGATCGTAATCCACAAGATTTTAAAACACGTTTTTTCGCAGGGTTATGTTCAAAATGGCAGCAATGGTTTAATGAAAAAGAAGTGGCACAAGGGTATGTTTTTGAACCTCAAAGAAAAGCAGCTATTGGCTATTTCAAATTAACCCTTTCTAAAGATGGTTCCCAACCTCATCAGGCACAGTTGATTGTTCATCCTGCCTATACTTGGCTTTATCCTAACTTGTTGGGACAAATGGCACAAATTGTCCAAAAATATCCTAGTCAAAATTTAGAATTAGTATCAGCAGACTATCAACACGAACGGGAAGAATACCTAGAAAAATTAGGCGCTAATCCTATCGAACATACCTTACTCATGTCTCGTTCTGTTTGGCATAAACTGAAAGAAACTAAACCCGAAGGACTCCACCTATCAGAGATGTTACAAGGGTTACAAGCTGTCCCTCGTACTCCTATCCCTACTCGTTTCTCCTGGCTTAAAAAACCTGTTACTCTGTCAGAAAAAAATAAAATAAATCCTCAACACCATCATCAGAAAAATGAGAATAATTCCTTAGAATCTTCAGAAAAAATAGATTACGATTAA
- a CDS encoding DUF5671 domain-containing protein: MSNNPSNNNKNSTIESISHFIESARNQGISDEMIYKLLKNKGWSTQDIDLAFTHAFEKIIGVSIPVPNKLRAESAKETFLYLLSFVTLGIWSQALGAIGFIAVDYIIDDPLDRSRWFSNLASNLARLIIVYPVYLLLMKIIFSNLEEQSQNYQSGIRKWLTYIALFITALIVIGDLVWFLTSLLTGALTLGFIYKSLIVLLIAGSIFCYYLLWLRKELITA, encoded by the coding sequence ATGTCTAATAATCCCTCTAACAATAACAAGAATTCTACCATTGAATCTATTAGTCATTTTATCGAATCTGCTAGAAATCAAGGTATATCCGATGAAATGATTTATAAACTTTTAAAGAATAAAGGATGGTCTACCCAAGATATTGACTTAGCATTTACCCATGCTTTTGAAAAAATTATTGGAGTTTCGATTCCAGTTCCTAACAAACTTCGGGCAGAATCGGCAAAAGAAACCTTCTTGTATTTACTATCATTTGTTACTTTAGGTATCTGGAGTCAAGCATTAGGAGCAATTGGGTTTATTGCGGTTGATTATATAATTGATGATCCTTTGGATCGTTCTCGATGGTTTAGCAATTTAGCTTCCAATTTAGCACGATTAATAATCGTTTATCCTGTTTATTTACTGTTAATGAAAATTATTTTTTCTAATTTAGAAGAACAGTCTCAAAATTATCAATCAGGGATTAGAAAATGGTTAACTTATATCGCTTTATTTATTACTGCTTTGATTGTGATTGGTGATTTAGTGTGGTTTTTAACATCTTTATTAACAGGAGCATTAACATTAGGATTTATCTATAAATCCCTTATTGTGTTATTAATTGCGGGTAGTATTTTTTGTTATTATTTACTGTGGTTGAGAAAAGAGTTAATTACAGCATGA
- the radA gene encoding DNA repair protein RadA, with amino-acid sequence MAKTRTIYICSACGAESVQWFGKCEACQAYGTLEEQMVSTSNSPVGVARGGWQSNARTDYRPNVAPKPRISVSFNDITEEEQARFQSGYGELDRVLGGGVVPGSLVLIGGDPGIGKSTLLLQTANQLSQRLPRILYVSAEESGQQIKLRASRLGVAEASSVTESKTAENNGKNGNGKVAKKKEDDPDKANLFILPETDLEEILRELESLQPQVAIIDSIQTLYFAALTSAPGSVAQVRECTSALMQVAKRDNITLFIVGHVTKEGAIAGPRVLEHLVDTVLYFEGDRYASHRLLRSVKNRFGATHEIGIFEMAEHGLVEVENPSELFLGNRDEFVPGTATVVACEGTRPIVVELQALVSPTSYASPRRSTTGVEYSRLQQILAVLEKRVGIPLSKLDAYVASAGGLGVEEPAADLGVAIAVVASFRDRVVDPRTVLIGEVGLGGQVRLVAQMELRLKEAAKLGFKRAIVPKGQSFADDIGIEIVPVGKVIDAIIAAIPPQQKFGKDLEDLRDEEIEDENF; translated from the coding sequence ATGGCTAAAACACGAACAATTTACATTTGTAGTGCTTGTGGGGCCGAGTCGGTTCAGTGGTTTGGTAAGTGTGAGGCTTGTCAGGCCTATGGAACTCTAGAAGAGCAAATGGTAAGCACCTCCAATTCCCCTGTGGGAGTTGCTAGAGGGGGTTGGCAATCGAATGCCCGAACGGATTATCGTCCTAATGTTGCCCCAAAACCTCGCATTTCTGTCTCTTTTAACGATATTACAGAAGAAGAACAAGCCCGCTTTCAATCTGGTTATGGAGAGTTAGACCGAGTGTTAGGGGGAGGTGTGGTTCCTGGTTCGTTGGTTTTAATTGGGGGAGATCCCGGCATTGGTAAATCAACGTTATTATTACAAACTGCTAACCAATTATCCCAAAGATTACCCCGTATTTTATACGTTTCAGCAGAAGAATCGGGCCAGCAAATTAAGTTAAGGGCTTCTCGTTTAGGAGTGGCAGAAGCCAGCAGTGTTACGGAATCTAAAACAGCAGAAAATAATGGTAAAAATGGGAACGGCAAAGTTGCTAAAAAGAAAGAAGACGACCCAGATAAAGCGAATCTTTTTATTCTCCCTGAAACAGACTTAGAAGAGATTTTAAGGGAATTAGAATCTCTACAACCCCAAGTGGCCATTATTGATAGTATTCAAACCCTATACTTTGCTGCCTTGACCTCTGCGCCGGGTTCGGTGGCCCAGGTTAGAGAATGTACCTCAGCTTTAATGCAGGTAGCTAAACGGGATAATATTACCCTCTTTATTGTCGGTCATGTCACCAAAGAAGGGGCGATCGCAGGGCCCAGGGTGTTAGAACATTTAGTGGACACGGTACTGTATTTTGAAGGCGATCGCTATGCGTCTCATCGTCTCTTAAGGTCGGTTAAAAATCGTTTTGGGGCGACCCACGAAATCGGTATTTTTGAAATGGCTGAACATGGGTTAGTGGAAGTAGAGAACCCCTCAGAATTATTTTTAGGCAACCGAGATGAGTTTGTCCCCGGAACCGCTACTGTTGTCGCTTGTGAAGGAACCCGACCCATTGTGGTGGAGTTACAAGCGTTAGTCAGTCCCACTAGCTATGCGTCCCCTCGTCGTTCTACTACGGGAGTGGAATACAGTCGCTTACAGCAAATTTTAGCGGTGTTAGAGAAACGGGTGGGGATACCTTTATCTAAATTAGACGCTTATGTGGCTTCTGCGGGGGGTTTAGGGGTAGAAGAACCGGCCGCTGATTTAGGGGTGGCCATCGCTGTTGTGGCTAGTTTTAGGGATAGGGTAGTGGACCCCAGAACCGTATTAATTGGAGAAGTGGGGTTAGGGGGACAAGTTCGGTTAGTGGCGCAAATGGAATTACGGTTAAAAGAAGCGGCTAAGTTAGGATTTAAACGGGCGATCGTTCCCAAAGGACAGAGTTTTGCTGATGATATTGGCATAGAAATTGTACCAGTGGGTAAGGTGATTGATGCCATTATTGCGGCTATTCCTCCCCAACAAAAGTTTGGTAAAGATTTAGAGGATTTGAGGGATGAGGAAATTGAAGATGAGAATTTTTAA
- the rpaB gene encoding response regulator transcription factor RpaB, whose amino-acid sequence METHKEKILVVDDEASIRRILETRLSMIGYDVVTAADGEEALDIFHEAVPDLVVLDVMMPKLDGYGVCQELRKESDIPIIMLTALGDVADRITGLELGADDYVVKPFSPKELEARIRSVLRRVEKNGAPGIPSSGVISIASIKIDTNKRQVYKGDERIRLTGMEFSLLELLVSRSGEPFSRSEILQEVWGYTPERHVDTRVVDVHISRLRAKLEDDPSNPELILTARGTGYLFQRILEPGEEP is encoded by the coding sequence TTGGAAACACATAAAGAGAAAATTTTAGTGGTTGATGACGAAGCGAGTATTCGTCGTATTCTAGAAACCCGTCTTTCTATGATTGGCTATGATGTGGTTACCGCAGCCGACGGAGAGGAAGCCTTAGATATCTTTCACGAAGCCGTCCCCGACTTAGTGGTATTAGACGTGATGATGCCTAAATTAGACGGTTACGGAGTCTGTCAAGAGTTACGCAAAGAATCAGATATTCCTATTATCATGTTAACCGCTTTAGGAGACGTGGCAGACCGCATTACAGGGTTAGAATTAGGGGCCGATGATTATGTGGTCAAACCCTTTTCTCCCAAAGAGTTAGAAGCGAGAATTCGCTCAGTTCTCAGACGGGTTGAAAAAAATGGCGCACCCGGTATTCCCAGTTCTGGGGTTATTTCCATTGCCTCGATTAAAATTGATACTAATAAACGGCAAGTTTACAAAGGAGATGAACGTATCCGTCTGACTGGGATGGAATTTAGCTTATTGGAGTTATTGGTCAGTCGTTCGGGGGAACCCTTTTCCCGTTCCGAAATTTTACAAGAAGTTTGGGGTTATACCCCTGAACGTCATGTGGATACTAGGGTAGTGGATGTACATATATCTCGTTTGAGGGCAAAATTAGAAGATGATCCCAGTAATCCTGAATTAATTTTAACGGCTAGGGGAACAGGCTATTTATTTCAACGCATTTTAGAACCCGGTGAAGAACCTTAG
- the asnB gene encoding asparagine synthase B, whose amino-acid sequence MCGIAGIWGKTSQSNIEAMMESIVHRGPDANGIFVVPDGSGILGHQRLSIMDVEGGDQPIYGDGKKAIIGNGEIYNYPQLFSDLESKYQFVTKSDTEAILHLYDDKNITAIPELDGMFSFAIIDNNKFIAARDPIGIKPLYYSEKDGNFWFASELKAITQFCEDVKEFPPGTFFSSETGFSTYYNLPDISPDIDANVDDIVKEIQETVQASVVKRLMADVPLGAFLSGGLDSSIIAAIAKKHKSELHTFSVGVEGSKDINAARLVSDYLGTIHHEYLITPKEAIAKLPEIIYALESFDQDLVRSAIPCYFTSRLAAQYVKVILTGEGADELFAGYTYYKDITSDAILHTELRRSVSSLHNINLQRVDRLTMAHSIEGRVPFLDLKMIELGQKIPAHLKLRGNPPVEKWILRKAFEDILPDEIVWRKKEQFDEGSGTVDLLVDTLKDIMSEEQAQTYQKQHSHINLRSAEECYYHQIFMDVFDNPTAILNNVARWADRPVLV is encoded by the coding sequence ATGTGTGGGATTGCTGGGATTTGGGGAAAAACCAGTCAGAGTAATATTGAGGCCATGATGGAAAGCATCGTTCATCGCGGACCCGATGCTAATGGTATTTTTGTAGTTCCGGATGGATCGGGAATTTTAGGCCATCAACGACTTAGTATTATGGATGTAGAAGGAGGAGATCAACCCATTTATGGAGATGGGAAAAAAGCAATTATTGGTAATGGGGAAATTTACAATTATCCTCAACTTTTTTCAGATTTAGAGTCAAAATATCAATTTGTTACCAAAAGCGATACCGAAGCGATTTTACATTTATATGACGACAAAAATATAACCGCTATCCCTGAATTGGATGGGATGTTTAGTTTTGCGATTATTGATAATAATAAATTTATTGCTGCTCGTGATCCCATTGGCATTAAGCCTCTATATTACAGTGAAAAAGATGGTAACTTTTGGTTTGCCTCAGAACTCAAAGCCATTACTCAATTTTGTGAAGATGTAAAAGAATTTCCCCCCGGTACTTTCTTTTCTTCAGAAACGGGGTTTTCTACCTATTATAATTTACCTGATATTTCCCCAGATATTGATGCCAATGTCGATGATATTGTTAAAGAAATCCAGGAAACCGTACAAGCTTCGGTGGTTAAAAGATTAATGGCTGATGTTCCTTTGGGTGCGTTTCTTTCGGGGGGGTTAGATAGTAGTATTATTGCAGCGATCGCTAAAAAACATAAATCCGAATTACACACCTTTTCTGTGGGAGTAGAAGGCAGTAAAGATATTAACGCAGCCCGCTTGGTTTCGGACTATTTAGGAACCATTCACCATGAATATTTAATTACTCCCAAAGAGGCGATCGCTAAATTGCCTGAGATTATTTATGCCCTAGAATCCTTTGATCAAGACTTAGTTAGAAGTGCCATTCCCTGTTATTTTACCTCCCGTTTAGCGGCCCAATATGTGAAAGTGATTCTCACAGGAGAAGGGGCTGACGAACTATTTGCTGGTTATACTTATTACAAAGATATTACCAGTGATGCTATTTTACACACGGAATTAAGGCGATCAGTTTCTAGCTTACATAATATTAATTTACAGCGAGTTGATCGCTTAACAATGGCTCATTCCATTGAAGGAAGAGTACCATTTTTAGACCTCAAAATGATTGAATTAGGGCAAAAAATTCCGGCACATCTTAAACTGAGAGGCAACCCACCCGTAGAAAAATGGATTTTAAGAAAAGCCTTTGAAGATATCTTACCCGATGAAATTGTTTGGCGCAAAAAAGAACAATTTGACGAAGGCAGTGGCACAGTGGATCTATTAGTGGATACCTTAAAAGATATTATGAGCGAAGAACAGGCTCAAACCTATCAAAAACAACATTCTCACATTAATCTGCGATCAGCAGAAGAGTGTTACTATCATCAAATTTTTATGGATGTGTTTGATAATCCCACTGCCATTTTAAATAATGTTGCTCGTTGGGCCGATCGACCTGTTTTAGTTTAA
- the dnaK gene encoding molecular chaperone DnaK has translation MGKVIGIDLGTTNSCVAVLEGGKPIVIPNAEGGRTTPSIVAFGKGNQRLVGQLAKRQAVTNAENTIYSIKRFIGRRWDETEEERSRVPYKCVMGREEMVNVEIRGQHYTSQEISSMVLQKLKKDAEDYLGEPVTEAVITVPAYFTDAQRQATKDAGTIAGLDVRRIINEPTAAALAYGLDKQDEEQYILVFDLGGGTFDVSILQLGNGVFEVKATAGNNHLGGDDFDNAIVQWMADNFKQEENIDLSHDKMALQRLREAAEKAKIELSSMLTTSINLPFITADDTGPKHLETELTRAQFEDLTKDLAQATLQPLTQALNDCELEAEELEKVVLVGGSTRIPAIHRVIQQVFPNSQMERSINPDEAVALGAAIQGGVLGGEVKDVLLLDVTPLSLGIETLGEVFTKIIERNTTIPTSKSQVFSTATDGQTSVEIHVLQGERALAKDNRSLGKCLLAGIPPAPRGVPQIEVSFEIDVNGILKVAAQDQGTGKEQSIVISHTGGLKSSEIERMQKDAHKYAEEDRRQMQMIEVKNQADSLFHTYETTLDENGELISDELKVRAKQKKEQLEAALTNSGLSLDKLKAYVDDFRQVILTMGTEVYQQGNLNGKEFQNTFEATLGEPLTTRVPSQQQTESSLGTTVSYQTTASIDIDSLEEFEDLDEVDIDDLEVTFSFDDDETISNDYEAVD, from the coding sequence ATGGGAAAAGTCATCGGTATTGACCTAGGAACCACAAATAGCTGTGTAGCGGTTTTGGAAGGGGGCAAACCCATAGTAATACCCAACGCCGAGGGGGGAAGAACAACACCAAGTATTGTGGCCTTTGGGAAAGGCAATCAAAGATTAGTCGGTCAGTTAGCCAAACGACAGGCCGTTACTAATGCAGAAAATACGATCTACAGTATTAAGCGATTTATTGGGCGACGTTGGGACGAAACAGAAGAAGAGCGATCGCGAGTTCCCTATAAGTGTGTCATGGGACGAGAGGAGATGGTTAATGTGGAAATTCGTGGGCAACATTACACCTCCCAAGAAATTTCCTCAATGGTATTACAAAAGTTAAAAAAAGATGCCGAAGACTATTTAGGAGAACCGGTTACCGAAGCTGTAATCACGGTTCCTGCCTATTTTACCGATGCCCAACGACAAGCAACTAAAGATGCCGGCACTATTGCCGGGTTAGATGTCCGTAGAATTATCAATGAACCGACTGCGGCCGCTTTAGCCTATGGTCTGGATAAACAAGATGAAGAACAATATATCTTAGTGTTTGATTTAGGGGGCGGAACCTTTGACGTTTCCATCTTACAATTGGGAAATGGCGTGTTTGAAGTCAAAGCCACCGCCGGCAATAATCATCTGGGAGGGGATGACTTTGATAATGCCATCGTACAGTGGATGGCCGACAATTTTAAACAAGAGGAAAACATCGATCTCAGTCACGATAAAATGGCCTTACAACGACTGAGAGAAGCGGCCGAGAAAGCCAAAATCGAACTTTCTAGTATGTTGACCACGTCTATTAATCTTCCCTTTATAACCGCCGATGATACTGGCCCAAAACACCTAGAAACAGAGCTAACTCGCGCCCAGTTTGAGGACTTAACCAAAGACCTAGCCCAAGCCACCCTACAACCCTTAACCCAAGCCCTCAACGATTGTGAACTCGAAGCCGAAGAATTAGAAAAAGTGGTTTTAGTGGGGGGATCAACTCGTATACCAGCGATTCATCGTGTAATTCAGCAGGTTTTCCCCAATAGTCAAATGGAACGGTCGATTAATCCTGATGAAGCTGTAGCTTTAGGGGCCGCTATTCAAGGGGGTGTATTAGGGGGTGAAGTGAAAGATGTCTTATTATTAGATGTAACGCCTTTATCCCTGGGTATCGAAACCCTAGGGGAAGTCTTTACTAAAATTATTGAACGAAATACTACCATTCCCACCAGTAAATCTCAGGTCTTTTCAACAGCAACGGATGGTCAAACTTCTGTAGAAATCCATGTGTTGCAAGGGGAACGGGCCTTAGCTAAAGATAATCGCAGTTTAGGAAAATGTCTTTTAGCCGGTATTCCTCCAGCCCCTAGAGGGGTTCCACAAATCGAGGTCAGTTTTGAAATTGATGTTAATGGTATTTTAAAGGTGGCAGCCCAAGACCAAGGGACAGGTAAAGAACAAAGTATTGTTATTAGCCATACAGGAGGATTGAAGTCCAGCGAAATTGAGCGAATGCAGAAAGATGCTCATAAATACGCTGAAGAAGATCGTCGTCAAATGCAGATGATCGAAGTCAAAAATCAAGCAGATAGTTTATTCCACACCTATGAAACAACCCTCGATGAAAATGGTGAGTTGATCAGTGATGAGTTAAAAGTCAGAGCTAAACAGAAGAAAGAACAACTAGAAGCAGCTTTGACTAATTCTGGTCTTAGTTTAGATAAATTAAAGGCTTATGTGGATGACTTTAGACAAGTAATTTTGACCATGGGGACAGAAGTTTATCAACAGGGTAATCTCAATGGTAAGGAATTTCAGAATACCTTTGAGGCTACTTTAGGGGAACCGTTAACCACTAGAGTTCCCTCACAACAGCAAACTGAGTCTTCTTTAGGAACCACAGTGTCTTATCAAACGACTGCTTCTATTGATATAGATTCTTTAGAAGAGTTTGAGGATCTTGATGAGGTTGATATAGACGACTTAGAAGTAACTTTTAGTTTTGATGATGATGAGACGATTTCTAATGACTATGAGGCAGTGGACTGA
- the grpE gene encoding nucleotide exchange factor GrpE, which produces MSTQQNEQQLEKNIETPEVESTDDTSVTVETETVAETTANPPTDGTIEEEVETGVSTSSQEESPEATITALTEQLEALQNKLQEQAQQYDLLKNSHIRLTAEFDNYRKRTAKEKQDLETQVKCRTIGELLSVVDNFERARNSINPSNDGEAIIHKSYQGVYKNLVDSLKRLGVSPMRPEGQPFDPLYHEAMLREYTDEYPEGTVIEELMRGYMLGDQVLRHAMVKVAAEKPTESPEETESSSPDETNSGE; this is translated from the coding sequence ATGTCTACTCAACAAAACGAACAGCAACTAGAAAAAAACATAGAAACCCCTGAAGTCGAATCAACAGATGACACCTCTGTAACTGTTGAAACAGAAACCGTAGCAGAAACAACCGCCAATCCTCCAACTGATGGAACCATTGAAGAGGAAGTAGAAACAGGGGTTTCTACTTCCTCTCAAGAAGAGTCTCCAGAAGCCACTATTACTGCCTTAACTGAACAACTAGAAGCCCTACAAAACAAACTACAAGAACAAGCCCAACAGTATGATTTGCTTAAAAACAGTCATATTCGTCTGACGGCGGAATTCGATAACTATCGCAAACGGACTGCAAAAGAAAAACAAGACTTAGAAACCCAGGTTAAATGTAGAACCATTGGAGAATTATTGTCCGTCGTAGATAACTTTGAGAGAGCCCGCAACTCCATTAACCCTAGTAATGATGGAGAAGCCATTATTCACAAAAGCTATCAAGGGGTCTACAAAAATCTAGTAGATAGTCTAAAACGTCTAGGGGTGAGTCCCATGCGTCCTGAAGGTCAACCTTTTGATCCCCTATATCATGAAGCCATGTTACGAGAATACACGGATGAATATCCAGAGGGAACCGTTATAGAAGAATTGATGCGTGGTTATATGTTAGGAGATCAGGTATTACGCCATGCTATGGTCAAAGTAGCAGCAGAAAAACCCACAGAGTCCCCCGAAGAAACCGAAAGTTCTAGCCCAGATGAAACCAACTCAGGTGAGTAA
- a CDS encoding Hpt domain-containing protein has product MDQQKILGYFIEEAKEHLETLEAGLLELSAVVEDQERLNEMFRAAHSIKGGAAMLGYSSIQKIAHRLEDSFKILRENRISADQKLESLFLKGYDVLQNLIEKLQGTFGLNAEEADKIVQDAESSFVELQAYLNHILNQDEHSNNTDVFAQVKDLLTQMLSLFQEKANEQNRQSLQQLCTQLGQLFPNIDNWQIVTNNASKAIANPHHSYGTLAPVIIKELKQNSDYIELDQENKIKSSEALQQLASAKLPYVLVSLEPNHIAETLRRFLNHRQLSQLAQALT; this is encoded by the coding sequence TTGGATCAGCAAAAAATATTGGGTTATTTCATTGAAGAAGCCAAAGAACATCTAGAAACCTTAGAAGCTGGACTTTTAGAACTATCCGCTGTGGTTGAAGATCAAGAACGACTTAATGAAATGTTTAGGGCAGCCCATTCTATTAAAGGGGGGGCAGCTATGTTAGGTTATAGTAGTATTCAGAAAATCGCTCACCGTTTAGAAGATTCATTTAAAATTCTCAGAGAAAATAGAATTTCTGCCGATCAAAAGCTAGAATCTCTTTTCTTAAAAGGATACGATGTTTTACAGAATTTAATTGAGAAACTGCAAGGGACTTTTGGACTCAATGCAGAAGAAGCTGACAAAATTGTTCAAGATGCAGAATCTTCGTTTGTCGAACTTCAAGCCTACCTTAATCACATTTTGAATCAAGATGAGCATTCTAATAATACGGATGTTTTTGCTCAAGTTAAAGATTTATTAACACAAATGTTATCTTTATTTCAAGAAAAAGCAAATGAGCAAAATCGCCAAAGTTTGCAACAATTATGTACTCAACTAGGACAGCTTTTTCCTAATATTGATAATTGGCAAATTGTAACAAACAATGCGTCAAAAGCAATTGCTAATCCTCACCATTCTTATGGTACTTTAGCTCCTGTTATTATTAAAGAATTAAAGCAAAATAGTGATTATATTGAATTAGACCAAGAAAATAAAATCAAGTCTAGTGAAGCTTTACAACAATTAGCTTCAGCTAAATTACCCTATGTTTTAGTTAGTTTAGAGCCGAATCATATTGCTGAAACTCTGCGTCGTTTTTTAAATCATCGACAGTTATCTCAATTAGCTCAAGCTTTAACTTAG